One genomic segment of Triplophysa rosa linkage group LG22, Trosa_1v2, whole genome shotgun sequence includes these proteins:
- the sparta gene encoding LOW QUALITY PROTEIN: spartin a (The sequence of the model RefSeq protein was modified relative to this genomic sequence to represent the inferred CDS: substituted 1 base at 1 genomic stop codon), whose translation MESAEPAEVQKIRAHYDKALQCLKTGLQYDEMGNKAQALIMYRRGSQHLASGLEVNTQGNRCVGPSWDFARQMQLKMNKTLSTIKTRLTSLESTPTQGQRLYPTLPVLQDPQPLPNTRRHLPGNQMSSSGGVPALPASPVVGLAVSSELPPAYTQQPTEGHLSITHXGSYQSVPNQILQRQAVAPVNLREAGMEILLLPSGVQMFFVSAEGHVSAPSYPGYLRLISYRNQNAHGGASYAPAYLQVCDWIYPLYPDSPVFLSNKGVFTFPDITAAVPGSYVGVVLSSELPAADRSLFQEQLSLLAQLRVQVDGGSVGATGTDKKVPIGAPSEASVAPEGEDKTIPGWSEKMSQSILAGTSWLSQGLVRGAEATSKAIHKGGTLVRENTTPEETPAEVSPTVTKSLNAARQATGGAVKVSQYLVDGVATVAGKVGKELAPHIKNYGNKLIPETLKKNKDGTSTVDGAKLVAGSSIQGLSNVWSSLETAGKTIGKSLTSETVSTVRHKFRGLGNLSGPPSSI comes from the exons ATGGAGTCCGCGGAACCGGCCGAAGTTCAGAAAATTCGTGCGCACTATGACAAAGCGCTACAATGCCTCAAAACAGGGCTTCAATACGATGAGATGGGAAATAAAGCACAAGCTCTCATTATGTACAGACGGGGCAGTCAGCATCTTGCCAGTGGGCTGGAGGTTAACACCCAGGGCAACCGCTGCGTCGGACCCAGCTGGGACTTTGCGCGGCAGATGCAGCTGAAGATGAACAAGACCTTGAGCACCATCAAAACTCGTTTAACGTCGCTGGAGTCTACACCGACCCAGGGTCAGCGACTTTATCCGACTCTTCCTGTCCTACAGGACCCCCAGCCTCTACCTAACACCAGAAGGCATCTACCAGGCAACCAGATGTCAAGTTCAGGAGGGGTCCCTGCTCTTCCTGCCTCACCTGTGGTGGGTCTTGCTGTTTCTAGTGAGCTTCCACCAGCCTACACCCAACAACCCACAGAGGGACATTTGTCAATCACTCATTGAGGGTCATATCAATCTGTTCCGAACCAGATACTCCAACGTCAGGCTGTTGCCCCTGTTAATCTCAGAGAGGCTGGAATGGAGATTTTGTTGTTGCCCAGTGGGGTGCAGATGTTTTTTGTGTCTGCTGAGGGCCATGTCAGTGCCCCCTCTTATCCAGGGTACCTGCGACTTATCTCATACAGGAACCAGAATGCTCACGGCGGTGCCAGCTATGCCCCAGCATACCTACAG GTATGTGATTGGATCTACCCGCTGTACCCAGACTCGCCTGTTTTTCTGAGCAACAAAGGTGTGTTTACATTTCCTGACATCACAGCAGCAGTACCGGGGTCGTACGTGGGGGTGGTGCTGTCCTCAGAATTGCCCGCAGCAGATAGATCTTTATTTCAGGAGCAACTGTCATTGCTGGCACAACTCAGAGTCCAG GTTGATGGTGGATCAGTTGGAGCCACAGGGACAGACAAAAAGGTTCCTATTGGTGCTCCTTCAGAAGCATCTGTAGCACCAGAAGGGGAGGATAAAACTATTCCTGGTTGGAGTGAAAAAATGTCACAGAGCATTTTAGCAG GAACCTCCTGGCTGAGTCAGGGGCTCGTGCGAGGAGCTGAAGCCACAAGTAAAGCCATCCATAAAGGAGGGACCCTGGTACGAGAAAACACAACTCCAGAAGAGACCCCAGCGGAGGTCAGCCCCACGGTTACCAAAAGCCTAAATGCTGCCAGACAGGCAACCGGTGGTGCTGTGAAAGTCAGCCAGTATCTAG TGGATGGTGTTGCTACTGTGGCTGGTAAAGTTGGGAAGGAACTTGCGCCTCACATAAAAAACTACGGCAACAAACTTATTCCAGAAACCCTCAAGAAAAATAAAGATGGCACGTCCACAGTGGACGGAGCCAAACTAGTGGCAGGAAGCAGCATACAAG GTTTATCCAATGTCTGGTCCAGTCTGGAGACGGCAGGCAAAACGATCGGCAAAAGTTTAACTTCGGAAACCGTCTCTACTGTGAGGCACAA ATTTAGGGGTCTGGGAAACCTTTCGGGCCCCCCTAGCAGCATATAA
- the ccna1 gene encoding cyclin-A1: protein MSSRSLAPLSSRNSQEHIMGLGRLRADGLRAHKPGQRVVLGVLSENESHNRVFGEASSKYGTAFQDVSLHNARVGVHEPEPVTAQPSEQPASFLLDSELLLLDDAVNDVGSGSCMDASMQSLPEEEATSHDILCVPEYAEDIHRYLRECEIKYRPKPGYMRKQPDITNCMRVILVDWLVEVGEEYKLCSETLYLAVNYLDRFLSCMSVLRGKLQLVGTAAILLAAKYEEVYPPEVDEFVYITDDTYTKKQVLRMEQHLLRVLAFDMTAPTVSQLLMQYTLEEHICARTTNLALYLSELSLLEVDPFVQYLPSKIAAAAYCLANYTLNGALWPENLYAFTGYSLTVISPCLKALHKLHVCAASRPQRAIQEKFKSSKYCGVSLLKPVGVLPLP, encoded by the exons ATGAGTTCCCGAAGCCTCGCACCTCTTTCCAGTCGTAACAGTCAGGAACACATTATGGGTTTGGGGAGACTGAGAGCGGATGGCCTGCGCGCTCACAAGCCCGGCCAAAGAGTTGTACTTGGCGTTTTGAGCGAGAATGAATCGCATAATCGAGTATTTGGGGAG GCTTCGTCCAAATATGGCACAGCTTTTCAGGACGTTTCTCTCCATAACGCACGCGTTGGCGTCCACGAGCCCGAGCCCGTCACTGCGCAGCCCAGCGAACAACCGGCGTCGTTCCTGTTGGACTCTGAGCTTCTTCTGCTAGACGATGCCGTCAATGACGTTGGCTCAG GTTCGTGCATGGATGCTTCTATGCAGTCGTTGCCAGAAGAGGAAGCAACTTCGCATGATATCTTGTGTGTCCCAGAATATGCGGAGGACATCCATCGATACCTTCGTGAATGCGAA ATTAAATACAGGCCAAAGCCCGGCTACATGAGAAAACAGCCAGACATAACCAACTGCATGCGGGTTATCCTTGTTGACTGGCTGGTTGAAGTGGGCGAAGAATACAAGCTGTGCTCTGAGACTCTCTACCTGGCTGTGAATTACCTGGACCGCTTTCTGTCATGCATGTCTGTGCTACGAGGGAAACTGCAGCTTGTGGGAACGGCTGCTATACTCCTGGCTGC AAAATACGAAGAGGTGTATCCTCCGGAAGTGGATGAGTTTGTCTACATCACCGATGATACCTACACAAAGAAACAGGTGCTTCGAATGGAGCAGCACCTGCTCCGAGTGCTTGCCTTTGACATGACTGCACCCACCGTTTCACAGTTATTGATGCAGTACACCTTGGAAGAGCATATCTGTGCCAGGACTACAAACCTAGCTTTG TATCTTTCAGAGTTGAGTCTGCTTGAGGTGGATCCTTTTGTGCAGTATCTACCATCTAAGATTGCTGCTGCAGCATATTGTCTGGCCAACTACACATTAAATGGGGCTCTGTGG CCTGAGAACTTGTACGCCTTCACCGGTTACTCTCTGACTGTCATTAGCCCTTGTTTGAAAGCGCTTCACAAGCTCCATGTATGTGCAGCAAGTCGACCCCAGAGAGCAATCCAGGAGAAGTTCAAGAGCTCAAA GTACTGTGGCGTGTCCTTGCTCAAACCTGTGGGGGTTTTGCCACTACCTTAG